The following coding sequences lie in one Alloacidobacterium dinghuense genomic window:
- a CDS encoding choice-of-anchor tandem repeat GloVer-containing protein, translated as MTKQIACLSIAACVVVCLFTTARAGAQTLAVGKANEANRTNVVSAHADDVKFSTLNSFKAPAATTFTSPLGSQPDTTPAIGPDGDIYGMTTVGGEFGNGVIYRFDQDTHQYKVLHTFSAKNANGENEDGASPGNGLTPGPNGVFYGMAILGGANGNGTIFSITTTGKFNVLHTFSALDANGHNEDGVWPLRNIIIGSDGNLYGTTRTGGENTCLFTHGCGVAWTIDDKGKFTVIHQFTADEGHAASLTQGFDGYLYGCAVWPATSLPPGPLPSGILYRMTPWGTDFQVLYTFSQTDTSGQNMDGADCYEPLVETRPGIFYGAAYFGGTNGSGVVFRYSLDNPGVVGVVHDFSAVNSAGQNWDGAGPDGPLALGPHGTLYSNAEAGGANGNGVLFALKEDGRYEVLHTFSATNPTTGANSDGANADDGLVLDGNKLIGIAIYGGNGSPAGYNNSGGTLYELILDDRER; from the coding sequence ATGACGAAGCAAATCGCATGCTTATCCATCGCGGCCTGCGTAGTTGTCTGCTTGTTCACAACTGCTCGCGCCGGTGCACAAACTCTTGCAGTCGGAAAGGCCAACGAGGCCAACAGAACGAACGTGGTGAGCGCGCACGCTGACGACGTAAAGTTTTCGACGCTCAATTCATTCAAAGCTCCAGCTGCTACAACCTTCACGAGTCCTCTAGGGTCTCAACCGGACACCACGCCGGCGATAGGTCCGGACGGCGACATTTACGGGATGACAACGGTCGGTGGCGAGTTTGGAAACGGCGTCATCTACCGGTTCGACCAGGACACGCATCAGTACAAAGTCCTTCATACCTTCAGCGCGAAGAATGCCAATGGAGAAAACGAGGACGGAGCCTCTCCGGGCAATGGACTGACCCCCGGTCCCAACGGTGTGTTTTATGGCATGGCCATTTTGGGCGGAGCGAACGGCAACGGCACTATCTTCAGTATCACCACGACTGGCAAATTCAACGTGCTGCACACATTCAGCGCCCTCGATGCGAACGGACACAACGAGGACGGCGTTTGGCCGCTGCGCAACATCATTATCGGCAGCGACGGCAACCTTTATGGCACCACCCGGACTGGTGGTGAGAACACCTGCCTCTTCACGCATGGCTGCGGGGTGGCGTGGACGATCGACGACAAGGGAAAGTTTACGGTGATCCATCAGTTCACCGCCGACGAGGGCCATGCAGCATCGCTGACTCAGGGGTTCGATGGGTACCTCTACGGCTGCGCGGTGTGGCCGGCTACCTCCCTGCCACCCGGGCCTTTACCCTCAGGAATCCTCTACCGGATGACGCCATGGGGGACCGACTTTCAGGTGCTCTATACGTTCAGCCAGACCGACACAAGCGGCCAGAACATGGATGGCGCGGACTGCTACGAGCCGCTTGTCGAGACGAGGCCCGGCATATTTTACGGCGCGGCCTATTTCGGAGGAACAAATGGCAGCGGTGTCGTGTTCCGGTATTCCCTCGATAACCCTGGTGTCGTCGGGGTTGTGCACGACTTCAGCGCCGTGAACTCAGCAGGCCAGAATTGGGACGGGGCAGGCCCGGATGGCCCGCTGGCGCTCGGGCCACATGGAACTTTGTACTCGAACGCCGAAGCCGGGGGAGCAAACGGCAATGGCGTGCTTTTCGCCCTCAAAGAAGATGGCCGTTACGAGGTTCTGCACACCTTCAGCGCGACCAATCCAACCACCGGAGCCAACTCCGACGGTGCCAACGCGGATGACGGCCTCGTGCTGGACGGGAACAAGCTCATCGGAATCGCCATCTATGGCGGCAACGGCAGCCCCGCCGGCTACAACAATAGCGGCGGCACGCTCTATGAGTTGATATTGGACGACCGTGAACGGTAG
- a CDS encoding winged helix-turn-helix domain-containing protein: MTPPIASKSLVFRFADVTVREREFAIVKSGQVQQVEPKAFRLLLIMIRNPNKLIAKEELLNSVWGETAVTENSLARNIALLRRLLGDDPREPLFIETVSGIGYRFICPVEVTEDPIETLQGTRGAETVPPNGSDADTVSAALLAQDSVEAAKGRTDAIATPSRSRGKWAVVAAAGFICVCLVFWQYTSRQSHSLTDKDSIVLAEFVNTTSDAIFDGTLRQGLAVQLGQSPFLNLVSDQRIQHTLSLMGQPPDAHLASNTARQLCQRIAAAAVVEGSIASLGSEYVIGLRALSCQTGEVLAEQQVQAARKEDVLKALSRASGQLRKKLGESLSTVERFDTPLEEATTSSLDALLAYTMGRRELNLHDNCQAAVPLFQRAIDLDPKFAMAHLSLGLSQINLGQTGLAAKSIRRAFELREHVSEWEKFAIESRYYFAVIGDLPKARQVYRLWAQIYPHERIPVGVLGQEVDPELGRYDDALADAREALARSQQNPEDYEGLVVAYMNLDQLENARATADEANGKRLEAMDLPQHLYHLAFLRKDSGKMAQEAAWAVGKPGVEDVLLSYEADTSAFSGQIEKAREFSQRAIASARQAGQKETAAGYQSESAIREGLYGNFAEARSQAEAALALSSARDVEARAAFALALARRPAERLAEDLARRFPEDTMVQFVFLPVIRAQLALNHRDAAHAIKELDASAPFELGNPSPYQTIPFALYPCYLRGIAFLASNQGKEAAVEFQKILDHPGIVISEPIGALAHKNLARAYTLMGQIDKAQASYREFMNLWHEADNRNPIFHEAKLEYRQLGAVK; encoded by the coding sequence ATGACGCCACCGATCGCAAGTAAGTCGTTGGTTTTCAGATTCGCGGATGTGACTGTGCGCGAGCGAGAGTTCGCGATCGTGAAATCGGGTCAGGTGCAGCAGGTGGAACCAAAGGCATTCCGGTTACTGCTGATCATGATCCGAAACCCGAATAAGCTGATTGCCAAAGAAGAACTGTTGAACTCGGTTTGGGGCGAGACCGCAGTCACAGAGAATTCACTTGCCCGTAACATTGCCCTACTGCGGCGATTATTGGGCGACGATCCGCGTGAGCCGCTGTTCATCGAAACGGTATCCGGAATCGGATATCGCTTCATTTGCCCGGTGGAGGTCACGGAAGATCCCATCGAGACTTTGCAAGGCACGCGCGGCGCGGAGACGGTCCCGCCGAACGGCAGCGATGCTGATACGGTCTCGGCCGCTCTTTTGGCGCAGGATTCCGTAGAGGCCGCCAAAGGGAGGACGGATGCCATCGCTACGCCCTCACGTTCGAGAGGAAAATGGGCTGTGGTCGCGGCGGCGGGCTTCATTTGTGTGTGCCTGGTCTTTTGGCAATACACCTCGCGCCAATCGCATTCGCTGACGGACAAGGACTCAATTGTCCTGGCTGAATTCGTGAACACCACCAGCGATGCCATATTTGACGGCACGTTGCGGCAGGGTCTTGCAGTGCAGCTTGGGCAATCACCCTTTCTAAACCTGGTCTCAGATCAGCGGATCCAACATACACTGTCGCTTATGGGACAGCCGCCGGACGCACACCTCGCTTCCAACACAGCACGGCAGCTATGTCAGAGAATTGCCGCTGCGGCGGTGGTGGAGGGTTCGATCGCGAGCCTTGGATCGGAGTACGTGATCGGGCTGAGAGCGCTAAGCTGCCAGACGGGAGAGGTACTTGCTGAACAACAGGTGCAAGCGGCGCGGAAAGAAGATGTTCTAAAGGCGTTGAGCCGGGCCAGCGGACAGCTGCGGAAGAAGCTCGGCGAATCACTGAGCACGGTGGAGAGATTCGATACTCCTCTCGAGGAAGCCACGACATCGTCGCTCGATGCACTTTTGGCCTACACCATGGGGCGCAGGGAACTGAACTTGCACGATAACTGCCAAGCTGCGGTTCCGTTGTTCCAAAGGGCCATCGACCTGGACCCGAAGTTCGCGATGGCGCATCTCTCGCTGGGACTGAGCCAGATCAATCTCGGACAGACAGGTCTTGCAGCCAAAAGCATTCGGAGGGCGTTCGAGTTGCGTGAGCACGTCAGCGAATGGGAAAAATTCGCTATAGAGTCGCGGTATTACTTTGCCGTCATCGGTGATCTGCCCAAGGCCCGGCAGGTGTACCGGCTCTGGGCACAGATCTATCCACACGAGAGAATCCCTGTGGGAGTGCTCGGACAGGAAGTCGATCCAGAGCTCGGACGGTACGATGATGCGCTGGCAGATGCACGCGAGGCGCTCGCACGCAGTCAGCAGAATCCGGAAGACTATGAGGGCCTGGTGGTTGCTTATATGAATCTGGATCAGCTCGAAAACGCTCGAGCAACCGCCGATGAGGCGAACGGGAAGAGACTTGAGGCGATGGATCTTCCCCAGCATCTTTACCACCTTGCATTTCTCAGGAAAGATTCCGGGAAAATGGCCCAGGAAGCGGCGTGGGCCGTGGGCAAACCAGGCGTGGAAGATGTGCTGTTGTCGTACGAAGCCGACACTTCCGCCTTCAGTGGACAAATCGAGAAGGCGCGGGAATTTTCCCAGCGCGCCATTGCTTCTGCCCGGCAGGCCGGTCAGAAGGAGACGGCTGCCGGATACCAGTCTGAATCGGCGATACGGGAGGGGTTATATGGAAATTTCGCCGAGGCGCGCAGTCAAGCGGAGGCTGCCCTTGCACTGTCAAGCGCCCGCGACGTGGAAGCGCGGGCAGCTTTCGCGCTGGCACTTGCCCGCAGGCCAGCAGAGCGTTTGGCCGAAGATCTTGCTCGGAGATTTCCGGAGGATACGATGGTCCAGTTCGTCTTTCTTCCCGTCATCCGTGCCCAGCTGGCGCTCAACCATCGCGATGCCGCGCATGCTATCAAGGAGCTGGATGCAAGTGCTCCATTCGAATTGGGCAACCCATCTCCTTATCAAACAATTCCATTCGCACTTTACCCATGCTATCTGCGAGGAATTGCATTCCTGGCGAGTAATCAGGGCAAGGAAGCGGCCGTAGAGTTTCAGAAGATACTCGATCATCCAGGCATTGTGATCAGTGAACCGATCGGCGCCCTGGCGCACAAGAACCTCGCCCGTGCTTATACGCTTATGGGACAGATAGACAAAGCGCAGGCGAGCTACCGGGAATTCATGAATCTCTGGCACGAGGCTGACAACCGGAATCCGATCTTCCACGAAGCCAAGTTGGAGTACAGGCAGTTGGGTGCTGTGAAGTAG